A part of Candidatus Binatia bacterium genomic DNA contains:
- a CDS encoding glycine betaine ABC transporter substrate-binding protein, with the protein RAEVLQLSLEHLFLVGVSTGIAIVIGVPLGIMLTRRPSLSKPVLGFANVIQTVPSLALFGFLIPLNIYIFHTRVIGGIGARTAVAALVLYALLPIIRNTFTGINNVDPAIREAGKGLGMTDRQLLLQVEIPLALGVIIAGVRVAAVICVGTATIAAAIDAGGLGRYIFRGLRMNDNTLILAGAVPAAMMALAADFLLGWVEHLFGRGVGVRLGRRRVGSAAAIVLVAALAVWAVASLQTVAPARRIAVGSKDFTEQIIVGEIVAQVIENKTGLEVTRRFDLGGNLAHDALVSGEIDAYVEYTGTALTAILKLPPVSDPKEVYRRVKEDYAARFGLEWTEPLGFNNTFAILVRGEDAQRLKLRTITSAAPHAPKWRAGFGQDFMSRPDGYQGFVRAYGLKFREVREMDLSLTYRALADRQVDLIAGNSTDGLIARLKLFQLEDDRRYFPPYDAVPVVRRQTLQKYPEIRAALKALGGSISVEEMRRMNFAADGERRAPKDVVEEFLRNKRLASGG; encoded by the coding sequence AGCGGGCCGAGGTTCTGCAACTATCCCTGGAGCATCTTTTTCTCGTCGGCGTCTCCACCGGCATCGCGATTGTGATCGGCGTGCCGCTCGGGATCATGCTCACGCGCCGCCCGTCGCTCAGCAAGCCGGTTCTCGGCTTCGCTAACGTCATACAAACGGTGCCCAGCCTGGCCCTGTTCGGCTTTCTCATTCCGCTCAACATTTACATCTTCCACACCCGCGTCATCGGCGGCATCGGCGCGCGCACCGCCGTCGCCGCGCTCGTGCTCTACGCTCTGCTGCCGATCATCCGCAACACGTTTACCGGGATCAACAACGTGGACCCGGCGATCCGCGAAGCCGGAAAGGGCCTCGGCATGACGGACCGCCAGCTCCTGCTGCAGGTCGAGATCCCGCTCGCTCTCGGCGTCATCATCGCGGGCGTGCGCGTCGCCGCAGTCATCTGCGTCGGCACCGCCACGATCGCCGCGGCGATCGACGCGGGCGGGCTGGGACGCTACATTTTCCGCGGCCTCCGAATGAACGACAACACGCTGATCCTGGCCGGCGCCGTGCCCGCGGCGATGATGGCGCTGGCGGCCGACTTTCTTTTGGGTTGGGTCGAGCATCTTTTCGGCAGAGGCGTCGGCGTCCGCTTGGGGCGGCGTCGCGTCGGCAGCGCTGCTGCAATCGTGTTGGTCGCGGCGCTGGCTGTCTGGGCCGTTGCATCGCTTCAAACCGTCGCGCCTGCGAGACGAATCGCCGTCGGATCGAAAGATTTCACCGAGCAGATCATCGTCGGCGAAATCGTAGCTCAGGTGATCGAAAACAAAACCGGACTCGAAGTCACGCGGCGTTTCGACCTGGGCGGCAACCTGGCGCACGATGCGCTCGTCTCGGGTGAGATCGACGCCTACGTAGAGTACACCGGCACGGCGCTGACCGCGATTCTCAAGCTGCCGCCGGTGTCCGATCCCAAGGAAGTCTATCGTCGCGTGAAGGAAGACTATGCCGCGCGCTTCGGCCTCGAATGGACCGAGCCGCTCGGCTTCAACAACACTTTTGCGATTCTGGTGCGCGGCGAGGATGCGCAAAGGCTGAAGCTTAGGACGATCACAAGCGCCGCGCCTCACGCGCCCAAGTGGCGCGCCGGCTTCGGCCAGGACTTCATGTCGCGTCCCGACGGCTATCAGGGCTTCGTGCGCGCTTACGGTCTCAAGTTTCGCGAGGTGCGCGAGATGGACCTGTCGCTGACCTACCGCGCTCTCGCGGACCGCCAGGTGGATTTGATCGCGGGGAATTCGACCGACGGCTTGATCGCGCGCCTGAAGCTCTTTCAGCTGGAAGACGACCGGCGTTATTTTCCGCCCTACGACGCCGTGCCGGTCGTGCGGCGGCAAACGCTCCAAAAATATCCGGAGATCCGCGCCGCGCTGAAAGCGCTTGGAGGCTCGATCTCGGTCGAAGAGATGCGCCGGATGAATTTCGCGGCGGACGGCGAGAGACGCGCGCCCAAAGACGTGGTAGAAGAGTTCCTGCGCAACAAGAGGTTGGCGAGCGGAGGCTGA
- a CDS encoding MFS transporter: MLKGGAVFRALRYPDFFWFWTSYFVSNVGAWMQNVAQGWLLFEITDSPLYLGLFSLLRTVMLFCFFVLGGLMADRWDRRLVMIWIQVVSLATALILAILVSWDAIRVWHLFVFGAVTSTAWAFEQPVRQSLIPSLVSREDLVNALALNSITWQGAGLLGPALVGLLVDSVGIDGCFYINAVSYFAIIGALFRMHIPPQKAEPERMRMVASLFDGFRYIRRQKLILTLLVGSSCVSIFGRSYIILLPVFAKDVLQVGASGLGFISAAPGLGTIIGALSLAALGRVKVTRRALLAILCGVTVSLFAFAMSRDFSAALPALVVVGALSTVFDTLLHTLIQLTVTDSYRGRVMGVYGLSAAGMREFGGMQAGFLAEWAGAPFAIEAGAVALLLAAVFFFAPQLKKMTDT, translated from the coding sequence ATGTTGAAAGGAGGCGCGGTTTTTCGCGCGCTGCGCTACCCGGATTTTTTCTGGTTCTGGACGAGTTACTTCGTCTCCAACGTCGGCGCGTGGATGCAGAACGTGGCGCAGGGCTGGCTGCTGTTCGAGATCACGGATTCTCCTTTGTACCTCGGCCTGTTCAGTTTGCTCCGAACCGTCATGCTCTTCTGTTTTTTCGTGCTGGGCGGGCTCATGGCCGACCGGTGGGACCGCCGCCTGGTCATGATTTGGATTCAGGTGGTTTCCCTGGCGACGGCGTTGATCCTCGCGATTCTGGTCTCGTGGGACGCCATCCGCGTTTGGCACCTTTTCGTATTCGGCGCGGTGACTTCGACGGCGTGGGCTTTCGAGCAGCCGGTGCGCCAGTCGTTGATTCCGAGCCTTGTCAGCCGCGAGGACCTGGTGAACGCCCTCGCGCTGAATTCCATCACCTGGCAAGGCGCGGGATTGTTGGGGCCGGCCCTGGTCGGATTGTTGGTCGATAGCGTCGGGATCGACGGCTGCTTCTATATCAACGCGGTCAGCTACTTCGCCATCATCGGCGCTTTGTTCCGGATGCACATCCCGCCCCAGAAGGCGGAGCCTGAGAGAATGCGAATGGTCGCGAGCCTGTTCGACGGCTTTCGGTATATACGGCGGCAAAAATTAATCCTGACCCTGCTGGTCGGATCGTCGTGCGTCAGCATCTTCGGGCGCTCTTACATCATCCTGCTCCCGGTGTTTGCCAAGGACGTGCTTCAGGTCGGCGCATCAGGATTGGGATTCATTTCCGCCGCGCCCGGCCTCGGCACGATCATCGGCGCGCTCAGTCTCGCCGCGTTGGGGCGGGTCAAAGTCACGCGTCGCGCGCTTCTGGCGATCCTCTGCGGCGTAACCGTGTCGCTGTTCGCCTTCGCCATGAGCCGGGATTTTTCTGCGGCATTGCCCGCGTTGGTCGTCGTCGGCGCGCTGAGCACGGTTTTCGATACGCTGCTCCACACGCTCATCCAGTTGACGGTGACGGACTCCTACCGAGGAAGAGTGATGGGAGTTTACGGCCTCAGCGCGGCCGGCATGAGAGAGTTCGGCGGCATGCAAGCCGGCTTCCTAGCGGAATGGGCCGGCGCTCCATTCGCCATCGAGGCCGGCGCTGTGGCGTTGCTGCTGGCGGCGGTATTCTTTTTCGCGCCGCAGTTGAAAAAAATGACAGATACCTAG
- a CDS encoding cupin domain-containing protein, with product MKDFYQAWLDESARNDKTVNEAPRVARGKDLNWTRTRQDAKAALMIAPETGFPTGGSLLMKAEIPAGWHTGKHVHGEEAIYVESGEGFMVLDDKRYDFHKGTIFHVPHRSTHQLFNSGKEPVFYLSGLAWPLEAFIKMAPMQQIEDAGQNNKSAPAKAPREESQYWPIDGRRISMHEEQFEKSDESKHGATYFLMGRSGKQNGFKAMAVAISSIFVDLPHTKSHSHAHPEAYLYALAGSGYSEIGGKRYDWVQGDAVHVPPGMMHHQHFNPNDVDMKELRFEFGVRYWMVDQWRGYVTIDKHMKATTHLTD from the coding sequence ATGAAAGATTTTTATCAGGCTTGGCTGGATGAGTCGGCGCGAAACGACAAGACGGTAAACGAAGCGCCGCGCGTGGCGCGCGGAAAAGACTTGAACTGGACGCGCACGCGGCAGGACGCCAAGGCCGCGCTCATGATCGCGCCCGAGACCGGGTTTCCCACCGGCGGCAGCTTGTTAATGAAGGCGGAGATTCCCGCCGGCTGGCATACCGGCAAGCACGTTCACGGCGAGGAGGCGATCTACGTCGAGAGCGGCGAAGGCTTCATGGTTCTGGACGACAAACGCTACGACTTCCATAAGGGAACTATTTTTCACGTGCCGCACCGCTCCACGCACCAGCTTTTCAACAGCGGAAAAGAACCGGTCTTCTATCTCTCCGGTCTTGCCTGGCCGCTCGAGGCGTTCATTAAAATGGCCCCGATGCAGCAAATCGAAGACGCGGGACAGAACAATAAGTCGGCGCCGGCGAAGGCGCCGCGCGAGGAATCGCAATACTGGCCGATCGACGGCCGGCGCATCTCGATGCACGAGGAGCAGTTCGAGAAATCCGACGAGTCGAAGCACGGCGCGACTTATTTTCTCATGGGCCGGAGCGGCAAGCAGAACGGCTTCAAAGCGATGGCGGTCGCGATCAGCTCGATCTTCGTCGACCTGCCGCACACGAAAAGCCACAGCCACGCGCATCCGGAAGCCTATCTATATGCGCTGGCCGGCAGCGGTTACTCCGAGATCGGCGGCAAGAGGTATGATTGGGTGCAAGGCGACGCCGTTCACGTTCCGCCGGGCATGATGCACCACCAGCATTTCAATCCCAACGACGTGGACATGAAGGAGCTTCGATTCGAATTCGGCGTGCGTTACTGGATGGTCGATCAGTGGCGCGGTTACGTGACCATCGATAAGCACATGAAGGCCACGACGCATTTGACCGACTGA